From a single Raphanus sativus cultivar WK10039 chromosome 3, ASM80110v3, whole genome shotgun sequence genomic region:
- the LOC130508979 gene encoding ubiquitin-conjugating enzyme E2 6, translating into MASPSKRREMDMMKLMMSDYKVDTINDDLHMFYVTFHGPTDSLYEGGVWKIKVELPDAYPYKSPSVGFVNKIYHPNVDESSGAVCLDVINQTWSPMFDLINVFESFLPQLLLYPNPSDPFNGEAASLLMRDRPAYELKVKEYCKRYAKPEDIGAPEEISSDDDDDDDDDSMSERGSDSDDNDEIAGKADP; encoded by the exons atggcttcGCCGAGCAAACGCCGAGAGATGGACATGATGAAATT GATGATGAGTGATTACAAGGTCGATACAATCAACGACGATTTGCATATGTTCTACGTCACTTTCCATGGCCCCACTGACA GTCTTTATGAAGGAGGTGTATGGAAGATTAAAGTCGAACTTCCTGATGCTTATCCTTACAAATCTCCTTCTGTTGGTTTCGTTAACAAGATTTATCACCCCAATGTTGATGAATC TTCTGGCGCAGTTTGCTTAGATGTAATAAACCAGACATGGAGTCCAATGTTTG ATCTTATCAATGTCTTCGAGTCATTCCTTCCTCAATTGCTTCTATATCCAAACCCATCTGATCCTTTCAATGGTGAAGCTGCCTCTCTCTTGATGCGAGACCGCCCTGCCTATGAGCTCAAAGTCAAAG AATATTGCAAGAGATATGCTAAACCAGAGGATATAGGAGCACCTGAGGAGATCTCAagtgatgatgacgatgatgatgatgatgatagcaTGAGCGAACGTGGTTCAGACTCTGATGACAACGATGAAATTGCTGGAAAAGCTGATCCTTGA
- the LOC130508976 gene encoding ATP-dependent helicase BRM-like, whose product MLRRRVEDVEGSLPPKVSVVLRCRMSAIQSAVYDWIKATGTLRVDPDDEKLRAQKSSIYQAKIYRTLNNRCMELRKTCNHPLLNYPYFNDLSKDFLVRSCGKLWILDRILIKLQRTGHRVLLFSTMTKLLDILEEYLQWRRLVYRRIDGTTSLEDRESAIVDFNDPDTDCFIFLLSIRAAGRGLNLQTADTVVIYDPDPNPKNEEQAVARAHRIGQTREVKVIYMEAVVEKFSSHQKEDELRSGGSIDLEDDLAGKDRYIGSIEGLIRNNIQQYKIDMADEVINAGRFDQRTTHEERRMTLETLLHDEERYQETVHDVPSLHEVNRMIARSEEEVELFDQMDEEFDWTEEMTSHEQVPEWLRASTREVNTTVADLSKKPSKNMLSSNNLIVQTTGPGGERKRGRPKSKKINYKEIEDDNGGFSEDSSEERNIDSGNEEEGDIQQFDDDELTGPLGNHQTNKDESDGENPVRGYDYPPRSGCFKKNTPRDDAVSSGSSPESHRSKAMASPVSSRKFGSLSALETRPGSVSKRMVDDTEDGEIAASGDSHIDLQRSGSWAHERDEGEEQVLQPTIKRKRSIRVRPRQTAERIDGIDMPASQPLQVDRSYRSKLRTVVDSHGSRQEQSDSSSRLRSLPAKKVANTSKLHVSSPNSGRLNATQEDNTEAARETWDGTSPIGSSSAGARMSHNIQKRCKTVISKLQRRIDKEGQQIVPMLTNLWKRIQTGYAAGGVNNLLELREIDHRLERLEYAGVMELASDVQYMLRGAMQFYGFSHEVRSEAKKVHNLFFDLLKMSFPDTDFREARNALSFSGPTPTLVSTLSPRAAGTSQGKKQKHVYEKEPEPSSPQRPQQRENSRIRVQIPQKETKLGGTSSHTDDSPILTHPGELVICKKKRKDREKSAPRTRTAGSSSPVSPPAMVGRGLRSPVSGSGTRETRLAQQQRWPNQSTHPNNSGTAGDSVGWANPVKRLRTDAGKRRPSHL is encoded by the exons ATGCTTAGACGTCGTGTTGAGGATGTTGAAGGTTCACTTCCCCCTAAG GTTTCGGTAGTCTTAAGATGTAGAATGTCTGCTATACAGAGTGCCGTTTATGATTGGATTAAAGCTACGGGAACTCTAAGAGTTGATCCAGACGATGAAAAACTTAGGGCTCAGAAGAGTTCGATCTACCAAGCCAAGATATACAGAACTTTAAATAATAGGTGCATGGAGTTGAGGAAAACATGTAACCATCCTTTGCTCAATTATCCATATTTCAATGATCTTTCCAAGGATTTTCTCGTGAGGTCATGTGGAAAACTGTGGATTCTGGATAGAATTCTTATAAAGCTACAGAGGACAGGCCATCGGGTGTTGCTCTTCAGTACGATGACAAAACTCCTTGATATTTTAGAAGAGTATTTGCAATGGAGGAGGCTTGTATACAGAAGAATAGATGGGACTACCAGCCTAGAAGATCGGGAGTCAGCTATTGTGGATTTCAATGATCCTGATACTGATTGTTTTATATTCCTGCTTAGTATACGTGCAGCTGGAAGGGGTCTCAACCTTCAGACTGCTGACACAGTTGTGATATATGATCCGGATCCGAACCCCAAGAATGAGGAACAAGCAGTTGCCAGAGCCCATCGTATTGGGCAGACAAGGGAAGTAAAAGTAATTTATATGGAGGCAGTTGTTGAAAAGTTTTCCAGCCATCAAAAGGAGGACGAGCTTAGAAGTGGTGGTTCAATAGACCTAGAGGATGACTTGGCTGGGAAGGACCGGTATATAGGATCTATTGAGGGTCTCATAAGGAATAATATTCAGCAGTACAAGATCGACATGGCTGATGAAGTCATTAATGCTGGGCGTTTTGACCAAAGGACGACTCATGAAGAGCGGCGTATGACTTTGGAGACTTTATTGCATGATGAAGAGAGATATCAAGAAACCGTCCATGATGTACCTTCTCTCCATGAGGTGAACAGGATGATTGCCAGAAGCGAGGAGGAAGTTGAGTTATTTGATCAAATGGATGAAGAGTTTGACTGGACCGAGGAGATGACTTCTCACGAGCAGGTGCCTGAGTGGCTTCGAGCTAGTACCAGAGAGGTGAATACTACCGTTGCTGATTTGTCTAAGAAACCGTCAAAGAACATGTTATCAAGCAATAATCTGATCGTGCAAACTACTGGGCCTGGAGGTGAGAGAAAAAGGGGGCGGCCAAAGAGCAAAAAGATTAACTACAAGGAAATTGAAGATGACAATGGAGGATTCTCAGAGGATAGCTCTGAGGAAAGGAACATTGATTCTGGGAATGAAGAAGAGGGAGACATTCAACaatttgatgatgatgagctaACTGGTCCTCTTGGTAATCACCAAACCAACAAAGACGAATCTGATGGAGAGAACCCTGTCCGCGGTTATGATTATCCTCCTCGGTCtggttgttttaaaaaaaatactccaCGGGATGATGCCGTTTCTTCAGGATCTTCGCCAGAAAGTCATAGATCGAAAGCGATGGCTTCTCCGGTTTCTTCACGAAAGTTTGGCTCTTTGTCTGCATTGGAAACTAGGCCAGGTTCTGTCTCAAAAAGAATG GTGGATGATACAGAAGATGGGGAAATAGCAGCATCGGGGGATTCTCACATAGATCTCCAACGATCAGGAAGTTGGGCCCATGAACgtgatgaaggagaagaacaGGTTTTGCAACCTACAATAAAGCGCAAACGGAGTATTCGTGTAAGACCCCGTCAAACAGCAGAAAGAATAGACGGTATTGATATGCCTGCATCTCAGCCATTGCAAGTCGATCGTAGCTATCGATCAAAATTGAGGACAGTTGTTGACTCACATGGTTCAAGACAAGAACAGAGTGATTCATCCTCGAGACTTAGGAGTTTACCTGCAAAGAAAGTAGCTAATACTTCCAAGCTGCATGTATCATCACCAAATTCTGGTAGATTGAATGCCACCCAGGAGGACAACACTGAAGCTGCTAGAGAAACATGGGATGGAACTAGTCCTATTGGCTCTTCAAGTGCAGGTGCAAGAATGTCCCACAACATACAGAAACGG TGCAAAACGGTAATTAGCAAACTCCAAAGGAGAATCGACAAGGAAGGTCAGCAGATTGTGCCTATGCTGACAAATTTGTGGAAGAGAATTCAGACTGGGTATGCAGCTGGAGGTGTAAATAATCTATTGGAACTGCGAGAGATTGATCACCGGTTAGAAAGGCTAGAGTACGCAGGGGTTATGGAACTCGCATCTGACGTGCAGTATATGCTAAGGGGAGCAATGCAATTCTATGGATTCTCACACGAG GTGAGATCTGAAGCAAAGAAGGTTCACAATCTGTTCTTTGATCTGCTGAAGATGTCTTTTCCGGACACAGATTTCCGAGAAGCAAGGAATGCTCTTTCCTTCTCTGGTCCAACCCCGACTTTGGTATCCACACTATCCCCGAGAGCAGCAGGTACTAGTCAGGGTAAGAAGCAAAAGCATGTATATGAGAAGGAACCGGAGCCAAGCTCTCCTCAGAGACCTCAACAACGAGAGAATTCAAGGATCAGAGTACAGATACCTCAGAAAGAAACAAAGCTCGGCGGGACATCAAGCCACACCGATGACTCTCCAATTTTAACTCATCCAGGGGAACTAGTAATCtgcaagaagaagaggaaagacAGAGAAAAGTCTGCGCCAAGAACAAGAACCGCTGGCTCAAGCAGCCCGGTCTCACCTCCAGCTATGGTAGGTCGTGGTCTTAGAAGTCCTGTGTCTGGTTCAGGTACAAGGGAGACAAGGCTAGCTCAGCAGCAACGATGGCCAAACCAAAGCACACATCCAAACAACAGCGGTACGGCTGGTGATTCAGTGGGATGGGCTAATCCGGTGAAGAGGTTAAGAACCGATGCTGGTAAAAGAAGGCCGAGCCATTTGTAA
- the LOC108844536 gene encoding uncharacterized protein LOC108844536: MQRMRSCRSLVKPLLEESSKLRGYYCTSSSEKIVASVLFERLRVVIPKPDPAVYAFQEFKFNWQQQFRRRYPDEFLDIAKNRAKGEYQMDYVPAPRITEADKNNDRKSLYRALDKKLYLLIFGKPFGATSDKPVWHFPEKVYDSEPTLRKCAESALKGVLGDLTHTYFVGNAPMAHMAIQPSEETPDLPSYKRFFFKCSVVAASKYNISNCEDFVWVTKDELLEFFPEQADFFNKMIIS, encoded by the exons atgcAGAGGATGAGATCTTGTCGGTCACTGGTTAAGCCTCTCTTGGAGGAGAGCAGCAAGCTTCGAGGGTATTATTGCACGAGCTCCTCAGAAAAGATCGTAGCTTCGGTGCTTTTCGAGAGATTACGCGTTGTGATTCCCAAACCAGATCCTGCCGTCTACGCCTTTCAGGAGTTCAA ATTCAATTGGCAACAGCAGTTTCGTCGTAGATACCCTGATGAGTTCTTGGACATTGCTAAGAACAG AGCCAAGGGTGAATATCAAATGGACTATGTGCCTGCTCCCAGAATCACAGAGGCTGACAAGAATAACGATAggaa GTCATTATATAGAGCTCTTGACAAGAAGTTGTATCTACTCATCTTCGGCAAGCCGTTTGGAGCTACTAGTGACAAACCTGTCTGGCATTTCCCTGAAAAAGTCTACGATTCTGAGCCTACTCTTCGCAAG TGCGCTGAATCTGCTTTGAAGGGAGTCTTGGGAGACTTAACTCACACTTACTTTGTTGGGAATGCTCCAATGGCTCACATGGCTATTCAACCTTCTGAAGAAACACCTGATTTGCCATCTTACAAG aggTTCTTCTTCAAATGCAGTGTAGTAGCAGCATCGAAGTACAACATCAGTAACTGCGAGGATTTTGTGTGGGTAACCAAAGATGAGCTTTTGGAGTTCTTCCCTGAGCAAGCTGATTTCTTCAACAAGATGATCATTAGCTGA
- the LOC108846535 gene encoding desiccation-related protein At2g46140-like has product MASAEQKEVEENGSMISGLLDKAKGFFAEKLASVPTPEATVDNVDFKGVTRQGVDYHAKVSVKNPYSQTIPICQISYVLKSATRTIASGTIPDPGSLVGNNTTVLDVPVKVAYSIAVSLMKDIGSDWDIDYQLDIGLTFDIPVVGDITIPVSTQGEIKLPSLRDFF; this is encoded by the exons ATGGCATCAGCAGAGCAAAAGGAGGTAGAAGAAAATGGGTCAATGATTTCAGGCTTGTTGGACAAAGCCAAAGGTTTCTTTGCGGAGAAGCTAGCTAGTGTTCCGACACCGGAAGCCACCGTGGACAACGTGGACTTTAAGGGAGTGACACGTCAAGGTGTAGACTATCACGCCAAGGTCTCGGTGAAGAATCCTTACTCTCAGACGATCCCTATTTGCCAGATCTCTTACGTCCTCAAGAGTGCCACAAG GACGATAGCGTCGGGGACAATACCGGATCCGGGTTCGTTGGTTGGGAACAATACAACGGTTTTGGACGTACCGGTTAAGGTGGCTTATAGCATAGCGGTTAGTTTAATGAAGGACATTGGCTCGGACTGGGACATTGACTATCAACTTGACATTGGACTAACCTTCGACATTCCTGTTGTTGGTGACATTACCATTCCTGTCTCTACTCAGGGCGAGATCAAGCTCCCTTCCCTTCGCGACTTCTTTTAA